A DNA window from Streptomyces canus contains the following coding sequences:
- the xylA gene encoding xylose isomerase, with product MNYQPTPEDRFTFGLWTVGWQGRDPFGDATRRALDPVETVQRLAELGAHGVTFHDDDLIPFGSSDSAREGHIKRFREALDATGMKVPMATTNLFTHPVFKDGAFTANDRDVRRYALRKTIRNIDLAVELGAETYVAWGGREGAESGGAKDVRVALDRMKEAFDLLGEYVTEQGYDLKFAIEPKPNEPRGDILLPTVGHALAFIERLERPELYGVNPEVGHEQMAGLNFPHGIAQALWAGKLFHIDLNGQSGIKYDQDLRFGAGDLRAAFWLVDLLESAGYAGPKHFDFKPPRTEDLDGVWASAAGCMRNYLILKERAAAFRADPQVQEALRASRLDELAQQTAADGLKSLLADRSAFEDFDVEAAAARGMAFEQLDQLAMDHLLGARG from the coding sequence ATGAACTACCAGCCCACCCCCGAGGACAGGTTCACCTTCGGCCTGTGGACCGTCGGCTGGCAGGGAAGGGACCCGTTCGGCGACGCCACCCGACGTGCCCTCGACCCGGTCGAGACGGTGCAGCGCCTGGCCGAGCTCGGCGCCCACGGCGTGACCTTCCACGACGACGACCTGATCCCCTTCGGATCGTCCGACAGTGCGCGCGAGGGTCACATCAAGCGCTTCCGTGAGGCCCTGGACGCGACCGGCATGAAGGTGCCGATGGCGACCACCAACCTCTTCACGCATCCCGTCTTCAAGGACGGCGCGTTCACCGCGAACGACCGCGACGTGCGCCGTTACGCGCTGCGCAAGACGATCCGCAACATCGACCTGGCGGTCGAGCTCGGCGCCGAGACCTACGTCGCCTGGGGTGGCCGCGAGGGCGCCGAGTCCGGTGGCGCCAAGGACGTGCGGGTCGCTCTCGACCGCATGAAGGAGGCTTTCGACCTCCTGGGCGAGTACGTCACCGAGCAGGGCTACGACCTGAAGTTCGCGATCGAGCCCAAGCCGAACGAGCCGCGCGGCGACATCCTGCTGCCCACCGTCGGGCACGCCCTGGCGTTCATCGAGCGACTGGAACGCCCCGAGCTGTACGGCGTGAACCCCGAGGTCGGCCACGAGCAGATGGCCGGGCTGAACTTCCCGCACGGCATCGCGCAGGCCCTGTGGGCGGGCAAGCTCTTCCACATCGACCTCAACGGCCAGTCCGGCATCAAGTACGACCAGGACCTTCGCTTCGGCGCGGGCGACCTGCGGGCCGCCTTCTGGCTCGTCGACCTCCTGGAGAGCGCCGGCTACGCCGGCCCCAAGCACTTCGACTTCAAGCCGCCGCGCACCGAGGACCTCGACGGTGTGTGGGCGTCGGCCGCGGGCTGCATGCGCAACTACCTCATCCTCAAGGAGCGTGCGGCCGCCTTCCGCGCAGACCCGCAGGTCCAGGAGGCGCTGCGTGCCTCGCGTCTGGACGAGCTGGCGCAGCAGACGGCGGCGGACGGCCTGAAGTCGCTGCTCGCGGACCGCAGTGCCTTCGAGGACTTCGACGTGGAGGCGGCCGCTGCGCGTGGCATGGCCTTCGAGCAGCTCGACCAGCTCGCCATGGACCACCTCCTGGGTGCGCGCGGCTGA